The following are encoded together in the Glycine max cultivar Williams 82 chromosome 8, Glycine_max_v4.0, whole genome shotgun sequence genome:
- the LOC100788373 gene encoding uncharacterized protein isoform X2 produces MELRHIKAYKIQSFASKKNIARYRPYSNVDSFLKICKILGLTGVDLFSPSDVVERRNTRKVCMCIRSFSKKSRSMNINVPDFDIVICMVAMPKDLVGCRRRSIELSHNILADSSGSYYLQKHARRKSRQGYPVTDSTKDYETYSDQSVDTENKHLVLQFDDLHTDDLYDYTSDINYNIASPMVERDYLPEDLHQLDIQNQQRNGIFNDDFELLCSKESLQYHCSEDIKHDCELTWSSSSSSPSGDLHTDLIDMTSHLDTKKEQVQESRRIMDLDYFENLSLSSNSSVIVTPKNDKTPGKRDASLLTKDRKGTDLFHEDNSTPNVYQSASSHGSNPTPQTAENGKLFEIGDDKEVLLVACVNCYSREVLNLGDQVDAENNFKNIEPFKVHNDKNGQLDTIKKEHESQGIVKCKDMPYQIISSTGYSYSVKKFEETEPLLYSPDCYFCNTNSLDTVVLHSNDTSSTSLKKFLAYEERDSQLDLDNASCYQSQESLSCQSYYLPESCKWDQKGKCAITSYKDEKISHFLEDGSHEEITPCKQKAPEVLMSTVVKLDTDGEKLNIDSLALASNALAADDCEKCSTLGDGPNDFFKGDTIQDIGEQGQRVLDMLTNEVVVPANCDDDISSPESCISSKLELNGDHQACQYEKDPVYRSEPTRVVHLKEEIKAEDERAHFLENFAGTEEGDKEITKAKPQKRLLLRSVLGGAAAVGLLFMIMHLRRNGGEKAPEPSMASSHKGKEKIKKKSTWKVKTSTTKGVYPAERIKLK; encoded by the exons ATGGAGCTAAGGCATATTAAAGCATACAAAATCCAGTCATTTGCTTCCAAGAAAAACATCGCGAGATACAGGCCTTATTCTAATGTTGATTCATTTCTGAAG ATTTGCAAAATTTTGGGATTGACTGGCGTTGACCTCTTCTCTCCATCAGATGTAGTTGAGAGAAGAAATACTCGAAAAGTTTGCATGTGTATACGCTCATTCTCCAAAAAATCAAGATCTATGAATATAAAT GTTCCGGATTTTGACATTGTGATCTGTATGGTAGCCATGCCCAAGGATTTGGTTGGATGCAGGCGTAGAAGCATAGAGCTATCGCACAACATCCTTGCTGATTCCTCTGGTAGCTATTACTTACAAAAGCATGCAAGAAGAAAATCTAGACAG GGTTACCCCGTTACAGACTCCACCAAAGACTATGAGACGTATTCAGATCAATCTGTGGACACAGAAAACAAACATCTAGTGCTTCAATTTGATGACTTGCATACTGATGACTTGTATGATTATACATCAGACATAAACTACAACATAGCGTCTCCAATGGTTGAACGTGATTATTTGCCAGAAGATTTACATCAATTGGACATCCAAAACCAACAGAGAAACGGAATTTTTAATGATGACTTTGAATTGTTATGTTCAAAGGAATCCTTGCAATATCATTGCTCTGAGGATATAAAGCATGACTGTGAGCTGACttggtcatcatcatcatcatctcctAGTGGGGACTTACATACTGACCTTATTGACATGACATCTCATTTAGATACTAAAAAGGAACAAGTCCAGGAAAGTAGGAGGATTATGGACTTGGATTACTTTGAGAATTTGTCGTTAAGCAGTAATTCTTCTGTCATTGTGACTCCTAAGAATGACAAAACACCAGGTAAAAGAGATGCTAGCTTGCTTACAAAAGATAGAAAGGGCACTGATCTGTTTCATGAAGACAATAGTACACCAAATGTATATCAAAGTGCCAGCTCTCATGGTTCAAATCCAACTCCACAGACAGCTGAAAATggtaaattatttgaaattggtGACGACAAGGAGGTTCTGCTAGTAGCTTGCGTGAACTGTTATTCAAGGGAAGTGCTGAACTTGGGAGATCAAGTCGATGCAgagaacaattttaaaaatattgaacctTTCAAAGTGCACAATGACAAGAATGGTCAATTGGACACGataaaaaaagaacatgaatctCAAGGCATAGTAAAATGTAAGGACATGCCGTATCAAATCATTTCTAGCACAGGATATTCTTATTCTGTAAAGAAATTTGAGGAAACTGAGCCTTTGTTATATTCACCTGATTGTTACTTCTGCAATACTAATTCTCTGGATACAGTTGTTCTTCATAGCAATGACACTAGCTCAACTTCACTGAAAAAATTTCTGGCATATGAAGAGAGAGATTCTcaacttgatttggataatgcTAGTTGCTACCAATCTCAGGAGTCACTGTCCTGTCAGTCTTATTATTTGCCCGAGTCTTGTAAATGGGAtcagaaaggaaaatgcgctaTAACATCATATAAAGATGAGAAAATTTCGCATTTTTTGGAGGATGGATCACATGAGGAAATTACACCTTGTAAACAAAAAGCTCCTGAAGTCTTGATGTCCACTGTTGTTAAGTTGGACACTGATGGTGAAAAGCTAAACATTGACTCTCTGGCTCTGGCCTCAAATGCTCTAGCTGCTGATGACTGTGAAAAATGTTCCACTCTTGGTGATGGTCCTAATGATTTCTTCAAAGGTGACACAATTCAAGACATTGGAGAACAAGGTCAGAGAGTGCTAGATATGTTAACCAATGAAGTTGTAGTTCCTGCCAACTGTGATGATGATATATCAAGTCCTGAATCTTGCATAAGCTCAAAACTTGAATTGAATGGTGATCATCAAGCATGTCAATATGAAAAGGATCCTGTTTATCGTTCAGAACCCACTCGTGTGGTGCATCTTAAA GAAGAAATAAAAGCAGAAGATGAGAGGGCGCACTTCTTAGAAAATTTTGCTGGAACAGAAGAGGGAgataaagaaataacaaaagcaAAACCTCAAAAGAGGCTACTGCTAAGATCAGTATTGGGTGGTGCAGCTGCAGTTGGTTTGTTATTCATGATTATGCACCTAAG GAGGAATGGCGGGGAAAAAGCTCCAGAACCAAGTATGGCATCTAGTCATAAAGGCAAAGAGAAGATTAAGAAAAAATCTACTTGGAAAGTAAAGACAAGTACAACAAAAGGGGTTTATCCAGCTGAAAGGATCAAGTTAAAGTGA
- the LOC100788373 gene encoding uncharacterized protein isoform X3, which translates to MGGDFQPPSNMDCPIKICKILGLTGVDLFSPSDVVERRNTRKVCMCIRSFSKKSRSMNINVPDFDIVICMVAMPKDLVGCRRRSIELSHNILADSSGSYYLQKHARRKSRQGYPVTDSTKDYETYSDQSVDTENKHLVLQFDDLHTDDLYDYTSDINYNIASPMVERDYLPEDLHQLDIQNQQRNGIFNDDFELLCSKESLQYHCSEDIKHDCELTWSSSSSSPSGDLHTDLIDMTSHLDTKKEQVQESRRIMDLDYFENLSLSSNSSVIVTPKNDKTPGKRDASLLTKDRKGTDLFHEDNSTPNVYQSASSHGSNPTPQTAENGKLFEIGDDKEVLLVACVNCYSREVLNLGDQVDAENNFKNIEPFKVHNDKNGQLDTIKKEHESQGIVKCKDMPYQIISSTGYSYSVKKFEETEPLLYSPDCYFCNTNSLDTVVLHSNDTSSTSLKKFLAYEERDSQLDLDNASCYQSQESLSCQSYYLPESCKWDQKGKCAITSYKDEKISHFLEDGSHEEITPCKQKAPEVLMSTVVKLDTDGEKLNIDSLALASNALAADDCEKCSTLGDGPNDFFKGDTIQDIGEQGQRVLDMLTNEVVVPANCDDDISSPESCISSKLELNGDHQACQYEKDPVYRSEPTRVVHLKEEIKAEDERAHFLENFAGTEEGDKEITKAKPQKRLLLRSVLGGAAAVGLLFMIMHLRRNGGEKAPEPSMASSHKGKEKIKKKSTWKVKTSTTKGVYPAERIKLK; encoded by the exons ATGGGAGGCGATTTCCAGCCACCATCGAATATGGATTGTCCCATCAAA ATTTGCAAAATTTTGGGATTGACTGGCGTTGACCTCTTCTCTCCATCAGATGTAGTTGAGAGAAGAAATACTCGAAAAGTTTGCATGTGTATACGCTCATTCTCCAAAAAATCAAGATCTATGAATATAAAT GTTCCGGATTTTGACATTGTGATCTGTATGGTAGCCATGCCCAAGGATTTGGTTGGATGCAGGCGTAGAAGCATAGAGCTATCGCACAACATCCTTGCTGATTCCTCTGGTAGCTATTACTTACAAAAGCATGCAAGAAGAAAATCTAGACAG GGTTACCCCGTTACAGACTCCACCAAAGACTATGAGACGTATTCAGATCAATCTGTGGACACAGAAAACAAACATCTAGTGCTTCAATTTGATGACTTGCATACTGATGACTTGTATGATTATACATCAGACATAAACTACAACATAGCGTCTCCAATGGTTGAACGTGATTATTTGCCAGAAGATTTACATCAATTGGACATCCAAAACCAACAGAGAAACGGAATTTTTAATGATGACTTTGAATTGTTATGTTCAAAGGAATCCTTGCAATATCATTGCTCTGAGGATATAAAGCATGACTGTGAGCTGACttggtcatcatcatcatcatctcctAGTGGGGACTTACATACTGACCTTATTGACATGACATCTCATTTAGATACTAAAAAGGAACAAGTCCAGGAAAGTAGGAGGATTATGGACTTGGATTACTTTGAGAATTTGTCGTTAAGCAGTAATTCTTCTGTCATTGTGACTCCTAAGAATGACAAAACACCAGGTAAAAGAGATGCTAGCTTGCTTACAAAAGATAGAAAGGGCACTGATCTGTTTCATGAAGACAATAGTACACCAAATGTATATCAAAGTGCCAGCTCTCATGGTTCAAATCCAACTCCACAGACAGCTGAAAATggtaaattatttgaaattggtGACGACAAGGAGGTTCTGCTAGTAGCTTGCGTGAACTGTTATTCAAGGGAAGTGCTGAACTTGGGAGATCAAGTCGATGCAgagaacaattttaaaaatattgaacctTTCAAAGTGCACAATGACAAGAATGGTCAATTGGACACGataaaaaaagaacatgaatctCAAGGCATAGTAAAATGTAAGGACATGCCGTATCAAATCATTTCTAGCACAGGATATTCTTATTCTGTAAAGAAATTTGAGGAAACTGAGCCTTTGTTATATTCACCTGATTGTTACTTCTGCAATACTAATTCTCTGGATACAGTTGTTCTTCATAGCAATGACACTAGCTCAACTTCACTGAAAAAATTTCTGGCATATGAAGAGAGAGATTCTcaacttgatttggataatgcTAGTTGCTACCAATCTCAGGAGTCACTGTCCTGTCAGTCTTATTATTTGCCCGAGTCTTGTAAATGGGAtcagaaaggaaaatgcgctaTAACATCATATAAAGATGAGAAAATTTCGCATTTTTTGGAGGATGGATCACATGAGGAAATTACACCTTGTAAACAAAAAGCTCCTGAAGTCTTGATGTCCACTGTTGTTAAGTTGGACACTGATGGTGAAAAGCTAAACATTGACTCTCTGGCTCTGGCCTCAAATGCTCTAGCTGCTGATGACTGTGAAAAATGTTCCACTCTTGGTGATGGTCCTAATGATTTCTTCAAAGGTGACACAATTCAAGACATTGGAGAACAAGGTCAGAGAGTGCTAGATATGTTAACCAATGAAGTTGTAGTTCCTGCCAACTGTGATGATGATATATCAAGTCCTGAATCTTGCATAAGCTCAAAACTTGAATTGAATGGTGATCATCAAGCATGTCAATATGAAAAGGATCCTGTTTATCGTTCAGAACCCACTCGTGTGGTGCATCTTAAA GAAGAAATAAAAGCAGAAGATGAGAGGGCGCACTTCTTAGAAAATTTTGCTGGAACAGAAGAGGGAgataaagaaataacaaaagcaAAACCTCAAAAGAGGCTACTGCTAAGATCAGTATTGGGTGGTGCAGCTGCAGTTGGTTTGTTATTCATGATTATGCACCTAAG GAGGAATGGCGGGGAAAAAGCTCCAGAACCAAGTATGGCATCTAGTCATAAAGGCAAAGAGAAGATTAAGAAAAAATCTACTTGGAAAGTAAAGACAAGTACAACAAAAGGGGTTTATCCAGCTGAAAGGATCAAGTTAAAGTGA
- the LOC100789427 gene encoding phosphatidylinositol 4-phosphate 5-kinase 1, whose amino-acid sequence MYEGEWRKGKACGKGRFSWPSGATYEGEFKSGRIDGFGSFIGVDGDMYRGSWVADRKHGFGEKRYGNGDVYEGWWRCNLQEGEGRYTWRNGNEYVGEWRGGVISGKGVLVWANGNRYEGYWENGVPVGKGVFTWCDGSTCAGNWRKEFMEEAREEKMMKRSSVDDGFKSVSFPRICIWELDGEAGDITCDIVHNAEASLFYRDGTTTTTACESENSGDDNNKSPCWSLDGTAGGDVKKPGQTVSRGHKNYDLILNLQLGIRYTVAKHASIVRELRPGDFDPKEKFWTRFPPEGSKFTPQHHSVDFRWKDYCPMVFRHLRELFAIDPADYMLAICGSDTLREMSSPGKSGSIFYLTQDDRFIIKTVKKSEVKVLIRMLPSYYQHVCQYKNSLVTAFLGVHCVKPVGGQKTRFIVMGNVFCSEYRIHKRFDLKGSSHGRSTDKPREQIDETTTLKDLDLNFVFRLEQSWFQELIWQLGRDCEFLEAEGIMDYSLLIGLHFRDDSSVDEMKSSPRSSHSGKRDMFDNEMLTCRGPLIRLGMNMPATAERVCKAGLDHQTTSGSSNSQISDVILYFGIIDILQDYDISKKIEHAYKSLQVDSTSISAVDPKLYSKRFRDFIHRIFVEDK is encoded by the exons ATGTACGAGGGCGAGTGGCGAAAGGGAAAGGCCTGCGGCAAAGGAAGATTCTCATGGCCCTCCGGCGCCACCTACGAGGGCGAATTCAAGTCGGGTCGAATAGACGGGTTCGGATCCTTCATCGGCGTCGACGGCGACATGTACAGAGGCTCATGGGTCGCTGACAGAAAGCACGGCTTCGGCGAGAAAAGATACGGCAACGGTGACGTGTACGAAGGTTGGTGGAGGTGCAACTTGCAAGAGGGTGAAGGGAGGTACACGTGGCGCAACGGGAACGAGTACGTTGGGGAGTGGAGGGGTGGTGTTATTTCGGGGAAAGGGGTTTTGGTTTGGGCGAATGGGAACCGTTACGAAGGGTATTGGGAGAATGGTGTTCCTGTCGGGAAGGGTGTTTTCACGTGGTGTGATGGGAGCACGTGCGCCGGGAACTGGAGGAAGGAGTTTATGGAAGAGGCACGTGAGGAGAAGATGATGAAGAGGTCTTCGGTGGATGATGGGTTTAAGAGTGTGAGTTTTCCCAGGATTTGTATTTGGGAGCTCGATGGTGAAGCTGGGGACATAACTTGTGACATTGTTCACAATGCTGAGGCTTCTTTGTTTTACAGGGATggtactactactactactgctTGTGAGTCTGAGAACAGTGGAGATGATAATAATAAGAGTCCTTGTTGGTCTCTTGATGGTACTGCTGGTGGTGATGTTAAGAAGCCTGGTCAGACTGTGTCAAGAGGGCACAAGAATTATGATCTTATCCTTAATCTTCAACTGGGTATTAG ATACACTGTTGCCAAGCATGCTTCTATTGTGAGAGAGCTTAGACCGGGGGATTTTGATCCTAAGGAGAAGTTCTGGACGAGGTTTCCGCCGGAAGGGTCTAAGTTTACACCCCAGCACCATTCAGTGGACTTCAGGTGGAAAGACTACTGTCCCATGGTGTTCAG ACATCTAAGGGAATTATTTGCCATAGATCCTGCGGATTACATGCTTGCTATTTGTGGAAGTGACACACTTAGGGAGATGTCTTCCCCGGGCAAAAGTGGAAGCATCTTTTATCTCACTCAAGACGACCGCTTCATAATTAAGACTGTCAAGAAGTCTGAAGTCAAG GTGCTCATAAGGATGCTTCCAAGTTACTACCAACATGTTTGTCAATACAAGAACTCCTTGGTGACGGCATTCCTGGGCGTGCATTGTGTCAAACCTGTTGGAGGTCAAAAG ACCCGGTTTATTGTAATGGGCAATGTGTTTTGCTCGGAGTATCGGATCCACAAGAGGTTTGACCTCAAAGGCTCTTCTCATGGTCGATCAACAGATAAGCCAAGGGAACAGATTGATGAGACTACCACTCTCAAAGACCTTGATCTTAACTTTGTCTTTCGCCTTGAACAGTCTTGGTTTCAAGAGCTTATATG GCAACTTGGTAGAGATTGTGAGTTCCTGGAAGCAGAGGGAATCATGGATTACAGTCTTCTAATTGGCCTGCATTTTCGTGATGATAGCTCAGTTGATGAAATGAAAAGTTCACCTCGCAGTTCTCATTCAG GCAAGAGAGACATGTTTGATAATGAGATGCTCACATGCCG GGGACCTCTAATCCGGCTGGGAATGAACATGCCTGCCACAGCTGAGAGAGTGTGCAAGGCTGGATTGGATCACCAAACAACTAGTGGAAGTAGTAATAGCCAGATCTCTGATGTAATCCTCTACTTTGGAATCATTGACATTCTCCAAGACTATGATATTAGCAAAAAGATAGAACATGCATACAAGTCACTACAAGTGGACTCCACTTCTATCTCAGCTGTTGATCCCAAGCTATACTCCAAAAGGTTTAGGGATTTCATTCACAGAATCTTTGTAGAGGATAAATGA
- the LOC100788373 gene encoding uncharacterized protein isoform X1: MYLHCFISNGQPQNPCVAETKPILKPKYCLLSCYVLHSPKLNRAMVFEDSLSQSAPSSELFRIASSSSSAESHFRELDDAFLQTQTRNWLGEVLQIRLDGQLIISELLADGELLFQVSKVVWKLLLAKHMELRHIKAYKIQSFASKKNIARYRPYSNVDSFLKICKILGLTGVDLFSPSDVVERRNTRKVCMCIRSFSKKSRSMNINVPDFDIVICMVAMPKDLVGCRRRSIELSHNILADSSGSYYLQKHARRKSRQGYPVTDSTKDYETYSDQSVDTENKHLVLQFDDLHTDDLYDYTSDINYNIASPMVERDYLPEDLHQLDIQNQQRNGIFNDDFELLCSKESLQYHCSEDIKHDCELTWSSSSSSPSGDLHTDLIDMTSHLDTKKEQVQESRRIMDLDYFENLSLSSNSSVIVTPKNDKTPGKRDASLLTKDRKGTDLFHEDNSTPNVYQSASSHGSNPTPQTAENGKLFEIGDDKEVLLVACVNCYSREVLNLGDQVDAENNFKNIEPFKVHNDKNGQLDTIKKEHESQGIVKCKDMPYQIISSTGYSYSVKKFEETEPLLYSPDCYFCNTNSLDTVVLHSNDTSSTSLKKFLAYEERDSQLDLDNASCYQSQESLSCQSYYLPESCKWDQKGKCAITSYKDEKISHFLEDGSHEEITPCKQKAPEVLMSTVVKLDTDGEKLNIDSLALASNALAADDCEKCSTLGDGPNDFFKGDTIQDIGEQGQRVLDMLTNEVVVPANCDDDISSPESCISSKLELNGDHQACQYEKDPVYRSEPTRVVHLKEEIKAEDERAHFLENFAGTEEGDKEITKAKPQKRLLLRSVLGGAAAVGLLFMIMHLRRNGGEKAPEPSMASSHKGKEKIKKKSTWKVKTSTTKGVYPAERIKLK, from the exons ATGTACTTACACTGTTTCATTTCAAACGGACAGCCCCAGAATCCCTGCGTGGCAGAAACCAAACCAATACTAAAACCTAAGTACTGCCTTCTTAGTTGTTACGTACTACATAGCCCCAAACTGAACAGAGCAATGGTTTTTGAGGATTCCTTATCGCAATCTGCTCCATCATCGGAGCTCTTCCGTATcgcttcttcatcttcttctgctGAATCCCACTTTCGTGAACTCGATGATGCATTCCTCCAG ACTCAAACGAGAAATTGGCTAGGAGAAGTATTGCAGATAAGACTAGATGGGCAACTCATTATATCAGAACTACTTGCTGATGGAGAATTGCT GTTTCAAGTATCAAAAGTGGTGTGGAAATTGCTTTTGGCAAAGCATATGGAGCTAAGGCATATTAAAGCATACAAAATCCAGTCATTTGCTTCCAAGAAAAACATCGCGAGATACAGGCCTTATTCTAATGTTGATTCATTTCTGAAG ATTTGCAAAATTTTGGGATTGACTGGCGTTGACCTCTTCTCTCCATCAGATGTAGTTGAGAGAAGAAATACTCGAAAAGTTTGCATGTGTATACGCTCATTCTCCAAAAAATCAAGATCTATGAATATAAAT GTTCCGGATTTTGACATTGTGATCTGTATGGTAGCCATGCCCAAGGATTTGGTTGGATGCAGGCGTAGAAGCATAGAGCTATCGCACAACATCCTTGCTGATTCCTCTGGTAGCTATTACTTACAAAAGCATGCAAGAAGAAAATCTAGACAG GGTTACCCCGTTACAGACTCCACCAAAGACTATGAGACGTATTCAGATCAATCTGTGGACACAGAAAACAAACATCTAGTGCTTCAATTTGATGACTTGCATACTGATGACTTGTATGATTATACATCAGACATAAACTACAACATAGCGTCTCCAATGGTTGAACGTGATTATTTGCCAGAAGATTTACATCAATTGGACATCCAAAACCAACAGAGAAACGGAATTTTTAATGATGACTTTGAATTGTTATGTTCAAAGGAATCCTTGCAATATCATTGCTCTGAGGATATAAAGCATGACTGTGAGCTGACttggtcatcatcatcatcatctcctAGTGGGGACTTACATACTGACCTTATTGACATGACATCTCATTTAGATACTAAAAAGGAACAAGTCCAGGAAAGTAGGAGGATTATGGACTTGGATTACTTTGAGAATTTGTCGTTAAGCAGTAATTCTTCTGTCATTGTGACTCCTAAGAATGACAAAACACCAGGTAAAAGAGATGCTAGCTTGCTTACAAAAGATAGAAAGGGCACTGATCTGTTTCATGAAGACAATAGTACACCAAATGTATATCAAAGTGCCAGCTCTCATGGTTCAAATCCAACTCCACAGACAGCTGAAAATggtaaattatttgaaattggtGACGACAAGGAGGTTCTGCTAGTAGCTTGCGTGAACTGTTATTCAAGGGAAGTGCTGAACTTGGGAGATCAAGTCGATGCAgagaacaattttaaaaatattgaacctTTCAAAGTGCACAATGACAAGAATGGTCAATTGGACACGataaaaaaagaacatgaatctCAAGGCATAGTAAAATGTAAGGACATGCCGTATCAAATCATTTCTAGCACAGGATATTCTTATTCTGTAAAGAAATTTGAGGAAACTGAGCCTTTGTTATATTCACCTGATTGTTACTTCTGCAATACTAATTCTCTGGATACAGTTGTTCTTCATAGCAATGACACTAGCTCAACTTCACTGAAAAAATTTCTGGCATATGAAGAGAGAGATTCTcaacttgatttggataatgcTAGTTGCTACCAATCTCAGGAGTCACTGTCCTGTCAGTCTTATTATTTGCCCGAGTCTTGTAAATGGGAtcagaaaggaaaatgcgctaTAACATCATATAAAGATGAGAAAATTTCGCATTTTTTGGAGGATGGATCACATGAGGAAATTACACCTTGTAAACAAAAAGCTCCTGAAGTCTTGATGTCCACTGTTGTTAAGTTGGACACTGATGGTGAAAAGCTAAACATTGACTCTCTGGCTCTGGCCTCAAATGCTCTAGCTGCTGATGACTGTGAAAAATGTTCCACTCTTGGTGATGGTCCTAATGATTTCTTCAAAGGTGACACAATTCAAGACATTGGAGAACAAGGTCAGAGAGTGCTAGATATGTTAACCAATGAAGTTGTAGTTCCTGCCAACTGTGATGATGATATATCAAGTCCTGAATCTTGCATAAGCTCAAAACTTGAATTGAATGGTGATCATCAAGCATGTCAATATGAAAAGGATCCTGTTTATCGTTCAGAACCCACTCGTGTGGTGCATCTTAAA GAAGAAATAAAAGCAGAAGATGAGAGGGCGCACTTCTTAGAAAATTTTGCTGGAACAGAAGAGGGAgataaagaaataacaaaagcaAAACCTCAAAAGAGGCTACTGCTAAGATCAGTATTGGGTGGTGCAGCTGCAGTTGGTTTGTTATTCATGATTATGCACCTAAG GAGGAATGGCGGGGAAAAAGCTCCAGAACCAAGTATGGCATCTAGTCATAAAGGCAAAGAGAAGATTAAGAAAAAATCTACTTGGAAAGTAAAGACAAGTACAACAAAAGGGGTTTATCCAGCTGAAAGGATCAAGTTAAAGTGA